The nucleotide sequence GACCAAAGTGATGAACCTTGACAGGTACGACCTTACTTAACACTAAAACTCAGATACTCACTCTATAAGGGTGAGTATCTTTTCTTTATTACAAATACTATTTATTTATGTCTATGGAACTCGTAAACTTGATTCGTACAGGGGAAATCAACTCAATCAAGGAAATAATTAAGTCTAATCCAGCACTTGTGAATGCATGTGATCAAAGAGGCTTTACCCCCCTGATTTTGGCAACTTACATGGGACAGAAAGAAATTGCAAAACTGCTTATAGAAAATGGAGCAGAAATAGATGCACAAGATGCAGTAGGAAACACAGCGTTGATGGGTGTTTGCTTCAAAGGCTCACCTGAACTAGCTGAAATTCTCATTACAAAAGGAGCAAATATTGACATTGCCAACAATGAAGGGGAGACCGCACTTTCATTTGCCCAGAACTATGGACAGAATGCAATCGAACAATTACTCATTGCTGCTGATGCCAATCAAACACTTGAAGAAAATAGCTAATCAATCTAAAAAAAATGCTTCATTACATTCACATTCAAGGGAAGGAAGCACCCCAATTTAGTTTT is from Marinobacter alexandrii and encodes:
- a CDS encoding ankyrin repeat domain-containing protein, whose product is MSMELVNLIRTGEINSIKEIIKSNPALVNACDQRGFTPLILATYMGQKEIAKLLIENGAEIDAQDAVGNTALMGVCFKGSPELAEILITKGANIDIANNEGETALSFAQNYGQNAIEQLLIAADANQTLEENS